The sequence atcaaattctgcaaaaaaaaaaaactaaattacaggtacactttaaactctTTTGTATAGGAAACCAATGTCCATAGCTATCCATGGATGAGGCACATGTCATTGCCACCATTACCTAGTTGGGCCTAGTGTTTGGATATGTAACTGTGTTTGGATAATGTGGGATGTACCACAGAGTACCAGAGAGCGTCCTAATGCTGAGACCTCTGTCTTACTTCCCAGGCATTGCAGTCTCTGTTCTCTCCTACTGGTCGGCCTCCATTATTAGATCGGCCTCTTTCTACTCCAGAAACTGAGAAGCTCCGTCTAGAAGCCGCTTTTCCTTTCCTGAGCTCAGGTAAGGTTACACTGAGACGATTAAGCCAAGAGTCTAAACTAAACCATGAGACAGCGTAATGGTGCTtcaaattattgaagccaaagccaggaatgggtttgaaatgaagagaaatctcagtctttcctagttttggcttcaaaaatctgtcagataaatctctctgtgtaaacacacacagagatatctgacagatttttgaatccaaagccaggaatggatttgaaaaggagagaaatcttagggggagatttaccaaactggtgtaaagtgaacctggctcagttgcccctagcaaccaatcagattccacctttcattcctcacacggAAGTACAGGCCCCATTCCCCCCACTTGAACCTAATAAATAAAGACAACAACAATTCCAGTGGATAAATTTTATGGCTGCGGAACTTTATAAGGGTTTACAATTcataagaataaataaaaaaataaccataATAAATAGCAGAATCTTTAACCACATAAGTCCATAACCTAAACCATCCAGCCCAGCAAAAACTGGGCGATTACACCCCACTATGAAGTCCGCGACAGTCACAGAATTCCTTATCCCTCAGGGTGGGAGGGCGGAAGCTTCTCATCCAGGGGGTCAGCGCCGATTGAGCTGAAGGCGGCGCGCAGCTCCTTAAATTCAAAACCGGCTTCCCGCACTTTCttcaacagccaatcagctgatctTTCACCTTTGCCTCTTGACCGTTGACCAATCAGCTGATGACCTTTACAGAACCTTTTTGAACCGGGCTGCACCACCTGTGAGggaataagaggggggggggagagaggtaaCGAGACAGACCACTCTGTCCCCATTCAATCTAATAGCCAAAAAAAGGGGGGGCCACAATTCCGTGTGTCCCCCcattgatttggggggggggggggggtcagactcttttgaaaatgaaaggtggaatctgattggttgctaggggcaactgagccagtttcactttacaccatgtttgataaatctccccgatagGCCTAATGTTATCCAACGGCCCCGTTCACACGACCGTACGTGTAAACGGGGccatgatccgtgccgcaaaaaatgggcatgttgtaatgcggaccgttttcttgcggcacggatcgctggggtaatgatgtgtgaacgtagATGCACATtcggactgcactacgggtgtgtcaATGTggccttagtctttcctttatgacctgttctctgttcatagtctgttcctggctttggcttcaaaaatctgtcagataatctgtgtgtgtaaaaggaccccaagAGCCGCATTACACGGCCTGATGAgtaatgtaaacaagtgccgatctgctagaggcCGATGGAGAGCTGATCTCAGAACTAACAGGCCTCGGTCAGGTCAGGCatcggctgagcggcctgtcactttagagactggcTCTGAGGTTCCACCGGTCGTTGCAGGGAGCGGGCAGAtctaggaagataccggggagggggcagaagcatcggggagcggGAAGAACAAatgtatgtactttttttttttacacaatcatcagctgttggccgtgcatcgctattacacatagtgatgcacgCCCGCCGGCCGATGATTTTATGCGAGGACCTAAAGACATGACCAGCCGATTAtcactgtcatcggctgatcgttgtctttatttcacggagcgataatctgccaaatcagactGATTTATCGTtccatgttatagggccctaaggcaaagTAATGTGACTACTAAGATACATCCAATCTATCCTAAATCATGAACCACGTAATACGTATGGCTCATCTTGTGCCTGTCTAGTCTACATTTCAGCCAATTACAAGACAGTAATAATAAACCTGTCCCAATATGTTTAAAAGGGCTACCCAGGGTTACAAGGAACATAgccgctttcttccataaacagcgccactcttattctcaggtcatgtgtggtattacaactcggctccagtcaagctgcaataccaaatgcaaactgaggacaagagtggcgctgttcctggtagaatgcagccatgtttttctaaacaccaataacccctttaaaatgttggGTTGCCATGTCCAGCAGTCTAGATAGGAACACTGGATGTAATAAGGGGGGTCTTTTCCATCCGTCATCCCATTCATTAGGATGAAATAGGGCAGGCacagttattgaaaatgtatggccaCCATGATGTTTCCACTCATCTGTACTTCTCCATTTTCTTACAGGTTCTGCTTACACCAAGCCTCCAACTATGTTGCCCCCATACAACAGAAACACTCCATTTCCCGATTACTCCTGGGGGTTTAACCCCTACCTTTCTGGCACTTTCCCTTTAACCGGCTCCAAGTTGCCCACATCCCTGTACCCACCACAGTTTTATCCCAGTTCACTCTCCCAGCTCCCTCCTCCAGTCTCCCTGCTTCCAGGGGAGTCAATGGACAGGTCCTCCAACCTCTTACCCAGTATACCACAGAGGCTGTGTGCAAGCCTTAGCTCCCACCCACTGCCCCTGAGGGGAAGCGGAGAACTAGGAGGCACAGGGGCAGCGAGAAGAGACCGAGTAGAGCAGTCCGAAGGGAAACCAGAGCCAGAATCTGACTCAGACCTGGAAATCACAGATGTCAGCGACTGCAGTTCAGAGGCCGAGGGCTGCGGATATAGCCCACCTTGCCCGGGATCTTCAGTGGGAAGAGAGCGAACAGAAGACGAACGACCTAAAGCAGCAACCACCAAAACTTCGCAAGAAAAGACAGCTGCTCCGCTCAGCTAGACTTGATGGTTATACAGAAACTATGTCtaaatgtacaatatatatatatatatagatatatataactatatgaaTATATGGGGGACAAAACGTGTGGTGCACCAACCCCTTCATCCCAAAAGCCACATGTAAGAAATGATATGGTAAAAGCAAGGCCGGCATATAATAAGTTGTCAGGGCACGCTGGGAGAGGTAGATTTCCAATGCCCTAAGACTTATAATGGTAGCCAGACCCCtgcaacactgccacaccagcaTAAATGCACATTTATTGACCATGGAATTGTATATTGAATATTTTTTTGGCTGCAGAATTGATCTGTGCATTGTCTCAAAAATACGTCGTCAATGTAACAACCCCAGATGACACAGAAGTTGTATCTATATACGGTCACCACGCCTCTGATACAGATCATCGCATAGACTGACGGGGTACAGATGTGGCTTGAACTCCTTGGGGATGAAGGGGGTCACTCTCTCATGCTGGGGTGCAGAACAGCTTTCCCCCAGCTGCGAAATGAGGTTCAGAGAAGATGCTATGTGTCTATTTTTCTACTGAAGTACTTCAGAATCTGTTTATTTGGGACACAGGTGAACCCCACATtctaataaaacacatttcttcTTTCGCCTTTGCAACAGGACTCTGGGCAATGATCTGCAAATAAATCTTACCCCGAGTCACTTCACAGAAGTTCAAAGCAAGTTTCATTTAGTATGCAGGGGAGTGGCGCCACCTAGTGGTTATGTTAAAGTTAATTGTTGGCCTAAATGAAAGGAAAACTATACGCTTAAAGGGGATCTTTGAAACAATGTCAAAATAGCACTTTGTAGTATGTTATTTTGCGCAGTTCATTCCTACGAACAAGAGATGGGTGCATAGGAATCTGTGGACGCATGGATTCATAGAAAAGGGCAGGGGAAACAAACAAAGCTTCTCTAAAGTTGGGGCCAAAATGCCTATTTTAAGATGCTTGTGGGCCTATGGtctgtttaaggggttatccagcgctacaaaaacatggccacttttccccctcttgtctccagatttggggggggggggggggggggtcaaactcagttccattgaataaaatggagcttaattgcaaacaacacctgaactggagacaagagaggaggaaaagtggccatgtttttgtagcgctggataacccctttaatgtggtgttcaccaacctgtgcctcttcagctgtTTTGAGATAACAACTTTCATCTTGGcctgcagggtatgatgggagttgtagttttacaagaggttggggaacactgcctaTGACTATAGAAAGGGGGTCCATGACCTTATTGCCTGTAGTCTAGATTACTCATTCCTCCTCTAGCTAAAATTTAAGAAAAATGTAAGTACTTGATTAAAAACATAAATTGCGGTgccataaaaaatatatttctttgGATTGCAATAGTCTGTGCAGTGCTCCAGTCTTAGAGATGACACAGCCATGAACTGTGGCTTTCCCCTGGCATCAGCATTTTTCTCTAAGAACAAATGCATCAGGCAGATGGAATCCAAAATGCCTGAttcttctgttaaaggggttatccagacttaacagaaacatggccgctttctcccAGTAACAGCACTACTCCTGTCCACATTTTTAtgtggttttgaagctcagtgACATTACAGTGAATAGGGGCgatgtgtaataccacacacaacctgagcacagaggtggtgctgttttccaaAAAAGTAATTGTGCTTATTTtaactctggacaacccctttaaattcctggagatcccctttaatatCTCCAAAATTTTAAAAAGCGTTGCAAAAATGTTTTCATTCCTTTGCATAATTATTGAAATAAGTCAGTTCTCTGGAAATATCTAGAACCGCAATCCCAATTCTGCTGGTGTATCGTAACCCATAGAGGGGTGGAGCTAAGCTGCTGTCCGTTTTCGCAGGCACCACACAGACTTTTCTCAGCGTCTACACAAGAAACACAATCTGTAATCTGAAAACTTTTGCAAAtcactcaactttttttttttttttttttacagcttcagATGAACCCAAAAAATTATATAGGGCCTTACGTATAAAAGCCAGTGCTAACACGTTGTGGTGGCTTTTACTCGTACTGGCGAATCAGATTCCATCTTGTAATTAGATTAGAAAAGATCTGATTGGTTCTTATAGGCAACACGTCCACTTATATTCAGGTTCAGCGTGTATATACGAGACCCATAGTGAACATATAAGATCTAGCCTCCCTGTATATCGGGATCCATAGCAACCAGTTCTAGAATCATTTATAACACAGTTTAAATTGGTTGCTAAGCAACAGGCAGCTGTGCTCCTCaatgttgtccatagcaaccaatcaattcAACACATTTTACATTCCGTTTAGAATACAGACCCTTGAAAAGTGGTCGTTATGGGCAACAAGccagattggttgctatgggctccCTTTTTTTCTATCTCTGCACTAGTTTATATACATTTCTCATAGTGTgctattacttaaaggggaaacCCAGACACACAATTGTCTATTATATACTACGGCCAGTTATCAAAATGGAGACTTTAAAAAATCCTATGCTCACAATAGATCACCATAGATTTCTATGGTGCAATGTGTAAGATATTGGGGGAAACATATTGAAACCAATACAAGGGGAAAGTGGTCAAGTTGTCCTTAGCAACCAGCATCAGATTTTAAAAGTGAAagcaggaatctgattggttgctattccGAAACACCGCTAAAAACGGTCAGGGTCTCTTCGGAGAGGTTTTGGCCTGTCAGATGGGTAATTGACAAAGATCTAAGCTCATGGACCTCAAAAGATGTGGCCTGTATGATGTAGGGAAAAAACAGCTTtcccatttagggtgcgttcacacctacaggatccgcagcagatctgcagcagatttcatgctgtgttcagttatttaaatgaaatctgctgcggatctgctgtggatccggatccggtaagtgtgaacgtacccttagggtacatctCTGTATCTATCTCCTCCAAGTCACTGCAAGCGAAAGCAGTATCGGTATGGTCACCTGTGTACCCTGTCCGgtttatgatgtgtgtatatgttttACCACCCAGTATTCAAACTCCCCATCCAGTGTTCTGTCAAGATGTATGTGGTAATGTTATGGAAGGGGAGATGagggaagattaaaaaaaaaaaaaaaaaattatgaaaaatcgcagatgcttttttttttgtatctgtgAGTTAAAACAAATAAGGCGGAGTAATCCCACAGCAAAGCAATAAAGAAAAACAGAAACAAACGCGTTCACGGACTGTTATATTCACAAACTGGAATCACGCACAATACACaggtcaaagaaaaaaaaactttatttttttttttgggtgacaatttttgtacattatgaaaaaaaaacaaaaaaaacaaaatgttcttTGGCAAATATTGAGAAAAtatcttatgggggggggggagggggtccctcTGGAAACAGAAGAGCGTCAATTCATAAACCTACCGAAATAGAAAACAAAATTCCCAAAGcttcacaaatatatatatatatatatataaatatatataggaaTGATGTTTAAATACCCAAACGGAATATCAAGCCACATTGGACTACaacacaaatacatatatatatataatacccgccctttacacatctgtatacacTGCATTTCTTTAGTTTTAAAGGTCCTCTAGAGAAGAGGTAGACATCTTGGAGCTCGCCGGCAGTGGTGGTAGCACTATGGATTTCACCACAACTCTATGGCGGCCAAATATTAAGTTTTAATAGTTAAAATTTTTGGTTAGGGCTCTGTGGCAACACAAAGGGTTACCGTCATCATAGCACATTTGTAATGTTACCTGATAGGGGTTGCTTACAATAATTGTGACCATACTGGAATTCCCGCAACCACAGCAggaagcagggatggggaaccttcggcccttcagctgttgcaaaactacaattcccatcatgcctggacagccaaagcgttagctttggctgtccaggcatgatgggaattgtagttttgcaacagctggagggccgaagattccgCATCCCTGGTCTATAGGAAAGTCTGAGAGACTGCAACTGCATGATGGTCATAGTCACCACGATTAACCCTCGCCAAACCAGAGGTCACCATAGACCCCCACACAGGAGGTATACAATAAAGTCTACATCTCTAAATCTCTCTAAACCTGCCGGAGATGGACTGATATATCCCCAGCAACCagcctggtgtctgacgtggatTGTGCTGGTACTTTCAGCAGAGGTGGAGCGTGTCAGCAGTCACTGCATGCCTCCATTACTTTATTACCGCTTCCATAGTCATGCTTCCACCCCAAGCACTGatatgtatatagcagaaggtacACAAAACCTATTCTTATAGAGTGGGTGCCTGGATTCCAATGAGAACTTTGCCATATGTCATTCTACCACCATTGAGAGAACACATATCTAGGCCGACTGTTCATAGCACGTACATGTCACACTTAATACTACATCAAACCCTTATGGGTCAGCTCACCTGCCCCTTTCCTCAAACCAGTGTGTGGAAAAAGCCGTAACAGGGTCACAAATATAGAACATAAAGTCCAGCACCTTGTATGGAGTAAGATCACAACTTCATCAGGGTGATAAAGAGGAACAAACAAACACTTGGTTGATGCCGAAACGCATCAACCAAGTGTTTGTTCTTTGTCGtgatcgtgattttttttttttactccatacAAGAAGGCGGACCTAATGTTCTATATTTCTCTTAATACTATCTCCATTATGATATTTAAGAATCTGTTCTGGATTATAACTTAAGGGATTTTATTTtaggaacagcgccactcttgtctagtGTCGTGTATTGCAGCCATCACTAGAAGTggggtgagctgcaataccaaatacaTGCTGTAGACACAAGAGAAGTGGCAATCCCTTCTTTCTGATctgaaacaacccctttaaatcaagaaGGCTTAAAGGTGCTCTCTACGCCAGATCTGTTCGCTGGGAACTCTATAAGGTCTTCAGCATAACACTCCAAGACTAAATAAAAGACAACGCCCAGCACCAGCTATTTACAAGGAATAGTAATGCCACAGCCAAAAGCAGCTGTGTGGACCGGGCCTATATAGACTACTACCCAATGAACTTCTCActttccaactgttgcaaaactacaactagaAGTTTCATAACAGTTATCTAATCCTGCCTATGTCTCTTACCAATGCATCTACTTCATGTAGATTATCTCCTAGCCGCCTgaatccttaaccccttcacactTCCTTTAACCCATTCATATCCAGGCATCCACGCTACAGAGAAACCTCATACTCCTCGCAGAGCTGAtggtctttttttccttttttttttttattattttatataaactttattaatgtgaaaaaaaagtctTTCTAGTAAGCAGATGAGATAACTTTACTGTACAGCTACAATAAGAATTTCTAAATctgatatatatattaaaaaaaaagaacaccgaCTATATATTTCAGCAGCCCTCCCCAGCCCTCTGACAGtccctgaaaaaaaaagttataaaagcaATAAGGCACTTATGTGTCGTCCAAAAGGGATAAAACCAGGTCCCCTCTAATAACAAGAGGCCTCCCACCCACCCATTTCCTATGACTGGCAGTCCATTGAGTCCCATATCTCCCACCCTGACAATCATTCTTTTCCAGGCAGCAGCTCCATGGAGGTCGTGTCACCGTCAATCTTGGCAGGGTGTGTAGCACGGATAACCATGAGAGGGTTCTTTAATGGAATATACGACCTAAGAAATAATAAGAGCAAATgtgagggaatctgtcagctgtgagTCACACAGTAACTGCGTAGACTGCTAGGTCaaggacacatggtacctttcatatactggtggtggtggtgggggggcactCCATGTATCAACTCAaagtcccttaaaggggaactatcagtaggttgtgggggggcagtgctccCGAACTAAGATTATGCCAACTAACCGCGCGGGATTGGCACAGagaaggaaggtaacacacattccatcctcctcagcgtcccgggcgctatagggagctatcagcaggttagatttgtctaacctgcggatagttcccctttaaataaggtgattaaaaaaacaacagattTTACCTATTTCATGTGAAGCTTCCTTGGGATACAGTAAGTTTGGCAACTGTTCTCTGTAGGTGGATATAATCCTCCTCTATTACCTGAGGATACAAAACATTAGACGTGGTCAGCTCTAGTACCAATAATCCAGAAAAAAACACTACCTAAGTTAAAAAGGTTATCTAGGATTccaaaaaaaactgttgttttcCCCCAGAAACTGCGCCACTCTTTTCCTTAGTTTCTCTGCGGTgctgcagctcaattccattaaagggaattgagctgaattgtaataccacacacagcctggggacaggggtagcgctgtttttctatttttatttttttttagaaagtaaCTAATACTGCATAATCCTTTACAGAGCGCTCAGACATCTTGGTGCCAAAATATCCTGACATGGATGTAAGGACAGAAATCTAATAATATACCCATCAATAACAATAATAGCAGTAATATGGTGGGATTCCTTCTAATAGGACATGACTTCTTTTGTGctcttatgtgtttttttttaatagaagaatatATCAAACAGGTTTATTTAGGTTCCTATCCCAGCGTGTTATCACCTGTCCAGAGGATAAGAGATAACAAGCGTATTGCTGAAGGTCCGGCGGGGTGCGCGGCCAAccctcccatcattctctatggggctgctgAATGCTTCAGGGTCCAGTGTTCGCCAAGGGGGTACAGGCTGCAGTGGCTAAGCAGGTGCACAGAGCACTCCATTTATTGCATTGTGATTGTATCCCTGTTCTTGGGATCGATGGGGGTCCTAGCAATTagacccccagcgatcagcttgttattacAAGCCCAGACTGCAATACCTCTTTAAGGCTCTGTGCACACTTTCTATTCTTTTTGCAGCAATCTGCCAGAAACAAACTCCTAGATCAGATGGCGGATTACGCGGTAATACTAATAGATAAGAATCCAAAAATGGACAAAAATCATcatcaatcatcatcatcatcaccacccaCCTTGAGCTGCTGGACTCTCTGCTCCAGTAGTAGGATGCGTCTCCGAACCTCCTCAGATTGTTCTTGCGACAATACGATTGGGGCCGATAGAGAATCTCCAACATCTCTAGGACCTGAATCACGACCATAGGAAACAGGTGGGAGCGGGaattaggctgggctcacacagtACTGCAATGCATggactatagactgtataactaATAGGGTTCATTTGGTGATGCTTTGACTCCAAAAGTCAGATGTAAACCAAGGCTTAATATCCTATAGTGATGGCAGGGGGTTTACAATACTAGCCAGTGATGCTGCCACCATGTATGTAGACCTGAGTGTCTCCATTGTTACCTTGCTCTTTGGCCTCCCTGTCGGATTCTGCTGCAGCCTCTTCTTCCTGATCTCCATTAGTCGCCTTCTCATCTTGCGGAGTCTCATCCTGGGGATTGTCTGACCAGCTGTCCAGGTTTGCAAGAGAATCGACGTCCAGACTTAGACGGATATTACGGACAAGTAACCTCTTCAACACCAACACTGACaaaagaaagaggaaaaataTTTATTCAACTCTCTGGGGTAAACTAATCTTTGATCACTTATCAGTTACTATATACAATTAGCACTGTGTTCATacattatcctgtactgatcctgagttacatcctgtattatactccagagctgcactcactattctgctggtggggtcactgtgtacatacattaccttactgatcctgagttacatcctgtattataccccagagctgcactcactattctgctgttggggttactgtgtacatacattacattactgatcctgagttacatcctgtattagactcaaaagctgcactcactattctgctggtggggtcactgtgtacatacattacattacttgtcACCCTCCCAGTATCTTTATCTGGCTTGCCCTTCTTACCTTCTTCCAGTGCCTCACTGGCGACATTCCCTCCTGTGCCCGGGTACTGGTTCAGCTTGTAGGCCTGAAAGCCTTGCTCCAGAAGTTCTGATGACTGGTCTATAGAACTTCCCTCACTTCCTAAGCCCACGTCTTCAAGAGATTCCTCCTTTTCTGTAGATAGAAATGTAGATTAAGAAGTGAACAGGTTCTAGGTGACAGGTTCTTATAGGAAAAATCTGTAAGAGGTCAAGGGGCAGCTGTAATGGGCTCAGTGGCTGAGGGGTCAGGTGCAGgaacattggggaagatttactaTGCAAACTCCTCAATGGCTCCAATTGTACTAGTAATCTCATGTACATGTGACCGGTATATTATTAGTAGTTGCCATTGCCAAATCTAAAAGATGGTGCAAGAATGAGAAGAGAGTCAAGCAGCAAGATGTGCCAAGGTTTCTGCCTGTCCGGTCTAGTTTTCTGCTGTCTAATATAAAAGGGAGTACTTACCGTCCTTTGTTACCGACTCTTTCATGGAGCCGCCATTTTCAGAACCTCCCAGTAATTGATCGttatagctataaaaaaaaagagcaaatagTTAAAATAAGACATTAAATAACTTCATACTGACTGCCAGACATCTTGTTCAGTGCACAGTTGTTAGGTAGAGCTGGGAGGAGCACGGCTGAGCACTTTAATCCCCCAGCTTGTCTCTATTGGAAGCCTATGGAGCCCATCTACTACAGCAAGgtggagagaagcgctcagctaagtgcttctccTGGCTTTATGTAACTACTGGTCCTGGCTctagcaaaacttttgacatgtgtatGTGACTACAATGTCCTACAGACATCCAGACTGACTGTAATGTCCTATAGACACAATGGTGAAAGAAAATCGGCCATTATTATGAAGATGCACAGTACTGGAAAGAACGGGTATGAAAGGTATACGATAGGGGTGTGGCCTAGGACCAATATTTATGGTGctgttatttaaaggagaagtcaggagaTTTAATAAACCTGGGattttgatcaggagtaggcacttacctctcctggATCTGCTGcacacatcacgacccggctgatggactggtcgctcagccagtcagtgaatagGGCCGGACgcccatcagccgggacaggccttttccccctgagtcgtgacatcatcacaacttggggaaaaagttcctactcctgattaAATTCCCCCGTCGGGTTTTCAAAATCCCCAGCCTTCTCCTTTGACTTCCCCATCCTGCAGGACCCTTTTAGTTATGTCCTATATGGCACAGATATTGGTACACATAGGCACCATACAGATGGTACCGCATATGGCATTGTCCAACATAAAATGAACCCTCACGAGTAAGCGCAATATAACATACAGCAGGATTATATAGATGGGAATAtatactgtctgtgtgtgtaagacACGGATGAAAGtggtcataaaaaaacaaaaaaaacagaggcATCTGTTCCATGGAATAGCCGAGTACGGATGGCTGTCCCCACTACTTACTAGGTTGGGCTCTGCGGCCCCACCAGAATGGCTCCACCAGTGATTGAGGGTCTTGGTTTGAGGCAAGGAGCTGATTCCAGGCGGCCCGTATTCTGACTGATCAGAGAAAACCATCTGTAAGGAAAGAAAAGGCTTATTAATACCAGAAGTAGAGTCTGCGATGTGAGCCCAAGCTGAGCAAACTCCATGTATATGGCGCCACCTGCAGGCTACACACTACCTAGACAGGCAATCTCTTTGGCAATGTGTTTTCTGCTGATCTTTTTAGTTGGGTAACTTATCCATCAGGGCAGGCAGTAAGCTGGCAACA is a genomic window of Dendropsophus ebraccatus isolate aDenEbr1 chromosome 12, aDenEbr1.pat, whole genome shotgun sequence containing:
- the ERFL gene encoding ETS domain-containing transcription factor ERF-like, which produces MDCSCVSDILLTPSMPALWTPGFAFPDWAYKPESSPGSRQIQLWHFILELLQKEEYHDVIAWQGDYGEFVIKDPDEVARLWGIRKCKPHMNYDKLSRALRYYYNKRILHKTKGKRFTYKFNFSKVVLVNYPLLDMANSSLLLGQNPFPGAHSHDPFTPEALQSLFSPTGRPPLLDRPLSTPETEKLRLEAAFPFLSSGSAYTKPPTMLPPYNRNTPFPDYSWGFNPYLSGTFPLTGSKLPTSLYPPQFYPSSLSQLPPPVSLLPGESMDRSSNLLPSIPQRLCASLSSHPLPLRGSGELGGTGAARRDRVEQSEGKPEPESDSDLEITDVSDCSSEAEGCGYSPPCPGSSVGRERTEDERPKAATTKTSQEKTAAPLS